In Phytoactinopolyspora mesophila, the following are encoded in one genomic region:
- a CDS encoding NDMA-dependent alcohol dehydrogenase, translating to MSTTASIAEPSTPDTSSTRMTTKAVVCREPGKPWEVTELELDPPKANEVRIKIYAAGLCHSDDHIQKGDAPMRMPVVGGHEGAGVIDAVGPGVTRVEIGDHVVASFIPVCGRCRYCSSGRQNLCDDGKNAGIGVLQDGTFRFHKDGEDYGGLCVLGTFTRYSVVSESSVIKIAKDIPFEVACLVGCGVPTGWGSAVRAAGVRAGQTVVIFGAGGVGSNAVQGAAMAGAERVVVVDPVGFKREMAPTFGATHTFATAEEAFEFVRGVTWGELADHAIITVGVLNDEVIHDAINIVGKSGQVTITAVGPGMIKENPGPLIGFQRRIQGNIYGACNPLTDVPRLLSMYKSGKLKLDELVTRTYTLDQVNEGYQDMLDGKNIRGVVLIDHE from the coding sequence ATGAGCACTACCGCGAGCATCGCCGAACCATCGACGCCCGACACGTCATCCACGAGGATGACCACCAAAGCCGTGGTGTGCCGCGAGCCGGGTAAGCCGTGGGAGGTCACCGAACTCGAGCTCGACCCGCCCAAGGCCAACGAGGTCCGGATCAAGATCTACGCCGCAGGACTGTGCCATTCCGACGACCACATCCAGAAGGGCGACGCGCCCATGCGGATGCCGGTGGTCGGAGGTCACGAGGGCGCGGGTGTCATCGACGCCGTCGGCCCGGGCGTGACGCGGGTGGAGATCGGCGACCACGTGGTCGCATCCTTCATCCCGGTCTGCGGCCGCTGCCGGTACTGCTCCTCCGGCCGGCAGAACCTCTGCGACGACGGAAAGAACGCCGGTATCGGGGTCCTGCAGGACGGCACCTTCCGTTTCCACAAGGACGGCGAGGACTACGGCGGGTTGTGTGTGCTCGGTACCTTCACCCGGTACTCGGTGGTCTCCGAGTCTTCTGTCATCAAGATTGCGAAGGACATCCCCTTCGAGGTCGCCTGTCTCGTCGGCTGTGGGGTGCCTACGGGGTGGGGCTCGGCTGTCAGAGCGGCAGGAGTCCGCGCCGGGCAGACCGTAGTGATCTTCGGCGCCGGCGGTGTCGGCTCCAACGCCGTGCAAGGTGCGGCGATGGCCGGTGCCGAACGGGTCGTCGTTGTGGACCCCGTCGGGTTCAAGCGCGAGATGGCTCCCACGTTCGGCGCGACCCACACCTTCGCGACGGCGGAGGAAGCCTTCGAATTCGTCCGCGGCGTCACGTGGGGCGAACTGGCCGACCACGCCATCATCACCGTGGGCGTACTGAACGACGAGGTGATTCACGACGCTATCAACATCGTCGGCAAGTCCGGTCAAGTCACTATCACCGCTGTCGGTCCCGGCATGATCAAGGAGAATCCGGGCCCGTTGATCGGCTTCCAGCGCCGCATCCAGGGCAACATCTACGGTGCCTGCAACCCGCTCACCGACGTACCTCGGCTGCTGAGCATGTACAAGTCGGGAAAGCTCAAACTCGACGAACTCGTCACCCGCACCTACACCCTCGACCAGGTCAACGAGGGTTACCAGGACATGCTCGACGGCAAGAACATCCGCGGCGTCGTACTCATCGATCACGAGTGA